Genomic window (Flavobacteriales bacterium):
TGAACGTACCATCACCGGGATCCCGCACTGTGATCTCGATATGGCCGCCGGTGGCATAGGGGAAGGCATGCTGGTGGCAGTTGGCGAGCAGTTCGCAGAAGACCATGCCGAGTTGGATGGCGGTGTCCGCGTCACAGTGGATACCGGCGGCGTCCACGTTAAAGCTCACCGAGCGGCTGTCGGGGTCGAACATGGCGGCGATGGCCTTGGCCAGATCGTCGAGGAACACGCCGAGGTCCACGGCGGAAAGATCGGTCTGTCGGTAGAGCTTATGGTGGACCAAGGCCATTGAATCGATGCGTCGTTTGCCGCGCATGAACTCGCTCTGTGCCTCGCTGTCGGGAACGCGTTGGGCCTGAAGGTTCAGCAAGCTGCTGACCACTTGCAGGTTATTCTTCACCCGGTGATGGACCTCGCGGTCCAGCACTTCGCGCTCGTCAATGGCCTTCGCCAAATGCCGGGCTTGCACGCTCGATCGCCGTTCCTGGCGCTGTACGCGCCGTTCCGAGCCCCGGTTCAGGAGAAAGACCATCGTCAACAGCGCGGCCAAGAGCACAAGCAGCACGAACACCGACCACAGGGCGATGCGCGCTTCCCGGTTCCATTCTTGGATCTCGTGCCCCCCGATCATCACCCCGGTGTAGATCTTGGCACCGTTCAGATCCAAGGGAACAATACGCCCGATCCACGGTTCTTCTCCGATCGATCCATGGAAGTCCGTGATCGGTCGGTCCTCGCTCCAGACCAGCAGGGTCCTGCCCCACAACCGTCCGATGGAGGATGTGTCATCCGCATTTGTCAGTAAACGGCCTTTGGAATTCAGCTCGATCGTGGAAACTTCAGGGGTCCACTGCGACAACCGGGAGAACATCGCATCGGCATCGACGTCGAAGTGGACCACCCTATATGCCGAATCGTCCGACCCGCCCCGGACCAAGAGGGAAATATGGAGGACTTCCGAACCATGCGCGCCTTTCCCCTCCGACCATACAGGCTGGTCCCGTCCATTCTCCAGTGCATGGCTGAACCAGATGTCCTCCCGGGGATCATTGTCAGCTTCAGCGGCGACCGGCATCGGTATTCCGGCGAGCCTGACCGGCCATTCCGAACGGAAGGTGCGTGCAGGAACACTGGCACGCACGG
Coding sequences:
- a CDS encoding sensor histidine kinase; protein product: MIKKRISERWTIIGVAILMVLALGLLARGLSHNTERGEQLSKLALDRSLDGQRWQLELLTNTFAWNLNEEANYLQENDTISDTELIKRWLPVMRSRFAIRAIGVANDRGDEQILQLVDSTWRFTSTVRASVPARTFRSEWPVRLAGIPMPVAAEADNDPREDIWFSHALENGRDQPVWSEGKGAHGSEVLHISLLVRGGSDDSAYRVVHFDVDADAMFSRLSQWTPEVSTIELNSKGRLLTNADDTSSIGRLWGRTLLVWSEDRPITDFHGSIGEEPWIGRIVPLDLNGAKIYTGVMIGGHEIQEWNREARIALWSVFVLLVLLAALLTMVFLLNRGSERRVQRQERRSSVQARHLAKAIDEREVLDREVHHRVKNNLQVVSSLLNLQAQRVPDSEAQSEFMRGKRRIDSMALVHHKLYRQTDLSAVDLGVFLDDLAKAIAAMFDPDSRSVSFNVDAAGIHCDADTAIQLGMVFCELLANCHQHAFPYATGGHIEITVRDPGDGTFILGVKDNGKGFSPEDIKETQLGLEVVEALTDQLDGTMRVTHDGGTFVEVTFRSDRYAK